One stretch of Arachis duranensis cultivar V14167 chromosome 1, aradu.V14167.gnm2.J7QH, whole genome shotgun sequence DNA includes these proteins:
- the LOC107470417 gene encoding GPI ethanolamine phosphate transferase 3: MKEREIEGAARRRKITGKWRYTWHLWVTLLLHIAAIVLFTRGFLLTRTELPHYSNSSDVSESQCLYSSSHNNTTTSSWTKPAVNRLIIIVLDALRFDFVAPSTFFPESKHWMDKLKVLKEVVSKSPTSAKIFKAIADPPTTSLQRLKGLTTGGLPTFVDVGNSFGAPAIVEDNFLNQLVQSGKKVVMMGDDTWTQLFPHHFERSYPYPSFNVKDLDTVDNGCIEHLFPSLYEDDWDVLISHFLGVDHAGHIFGVDSTQMTEKLEQYNSILEKVIEVLEKESGPGRLHENTLLVVMGDHGQTLNGDHGGGGAEEVETAIFAMSVKKPPSSVPVEYDTSSCQLDLDGKNVCVSSMQQLDFAVTMSALLGIPFPYGSIGQVNPELYALGAGSWNLDVSQQLSESDIWIQNYANILCINSWQVKRYIDAYSASSAVGFSSDDLSRVASVYAQAENHWLRSTKKLQLDKKDIDALVPALKKQIESYFNFLRTVAELARSKWTEFDLRMMGAGIAIMSISLMFQVLAILRANSQDGATLASSGYAWFFSASASAFFLLGMRAVSFLSNSFILEEGKVANFLLSTSGIVALRKSVVYTHPNVGFLLLSTFCRFGIEIGLSKQASTSAFMKEYTSWILNIASGLAVWNHAAEVVPILVLIILAFWLYKATSDIFFGWPRKIVVVCTILSYMLIIVHWITENNRYILAFMPESIGRIYIPRIVYAILLGQLLLLVFAQLFKGNSSDCKTNLVVKTTAMLSAWSSTVILLSGKQGPMVAFASIVGGYCIMRLCDIEDDAKNGPQRRLSIGPFPVMQWNLFATCLFFCSGHWCAFDGLHYGAAFIGFEEFMLVPQAIILTLDTYGFSIILPVFGLPFLVAMKYKADLGKHVLFTQLSQMYTTYGLITAIMTTFTIYCVTMHRRHLMVWGLFAPKFVFDVFGLLLTDVLICLASLYYFDQGKDGHNHN; this comes from the exons atgaaagagagagagatagagggAGCGGCGCGGCGGAGGAAGATCACCGGGAAATGGCGATACACCTGGCACCTGTGGGTGACGCTGCTGCTCCACATCGCCGCCATTGTTCTATTCACGAGAGGCTTTCTACTCACGAGAACAGAGCTTCCCCATTACAGCAACTCCTCTGACGTGTCCGAATCACAGTGCCTCTATTCTTCCTCTCACAACAACACCACCACTTCCTCTTGGACTAAACCCGCCGTTAACCGCCTCATCATCATCGTTCTCGATGCCCTCAG GTTTGATTTCGTTGCTCCTAGTACCTTCTTTCCAG AGTCGAAGCACTGGATGGATAAGTTGAAAGTTTTGAAGGAAGTGGTATCTAAAAGTCCAACTTCAGCTAAGATTTTCAAGGCCATTGCTGATCCTCCTACCACCAGTTTGCAGCGCTTAAAG GGCTTGACGACTGGTGGGCTTCCTACTTTTGTAGATGTTGGTAATAGTTTCGGCGCCCCGGCCATTGTTGAAGATAACTTTTTAAATCAG TTGGTTCAAAGTGGGAAGAAAGTTGTTATGATGGGAGATGATACATGGACACAGTTGTTTCCACATCATTTTGAAAGATCGTACCCATACCCTTCTTTTAATGTCAAAGATCTTGATACA GTTGACAATGGATGCATTGAACACTTATTTCCATCCCTGTATGAAGATGATTGGGACGTCCTCATTTCACATTTTCTTGGAGTG GATCATGCTGGACATATATTTGGTGTTGACTCCACTCAAATGACAGAAAAGTTGGAGCAATACAATAGCATTTTAGAA AAAGTTATTGAAGTGCTGGAGAAGGAGTCTGGACCTGGGAGATTACATGAGAATACTCTGCTGGTGGTAATGGGTGACCATGGACAAACTTTAAATGGTGATCATGGTGGTGGGGGTGCTGAAGAG GTGGAAACTGCAATTTTTGCTATGAGTGTTAAGAAACCTCCTTCTTCTGTACCAGTTGAATATGACACCTCTTCTTGTCAACTAGATCTG GATGGGAAGAATGTCTGCGTCAGCTCTATGCAACAG CTTGACTTCGCAGTAACAATGTCAGCATTGCTTGGCATACCTTTCCCTTATGGAAG CATAGGTCAAGTCAATCCCGAACTATATGCTTTAGGAGCAGGTAGTTGGAACTTGGATGTGTCGCAACAGTTATCAGAATCAGATATCTGGATACAGAATTATGCTAATATACTGTGCATAAATTCTTGGCAG GTGAAGAGATATATAGATGCTTACTCAGCTTCTTCAGCTGTTGGCTTTTCCAGTGATGACTTATCCCGAGTAGCAAGTGTTTATGCTCAGGCAGAGAATCATTGGTTGCGTTCAACCAAAAAGCTGCAGCTTGATAAAAAGGACATTGATGCGTTAGTGCCTGCACTTAAGAAGCAAATTGAGTCATACTTCAATTTTCTAAGAACAGTTGCTGAGTTAGCTCGGTCAAAATGGACCGAGTTTGATTTACGTATGATGGGAGCTGGTATTGCAATAATGTCAATATCACTTATGTTTCAAGTTCTTGCCATCTTGAGGGCGAACAGTCAAGATGGTGCAACACTTGCATCATCTGGATATGCTTGGTTTTTCTCTGCCTCAGCTTCTGCATTCTTTTTACTGGGAATGCGCGCAGTCAGTTTCCTTTCAAACAGTTTCATTT TGGAGGAAGGTAAAGTGGCAAATTTTCTTTTGAGCACATCTGGTATCGTTGCATTACGCAAATCTGTTGTATATACACACCCCAA TGTTGGTTTCCTTCTCTTGAGCACCTTTTGCCGATTTGGAATAGAAATTGGGCTGTCCAAGCAGGCTTCTACTTCTGCTTTCATGAAAGAGTACACTTCATGGATTCTCAATATTGCCTCTGGTTTAGCTGTATGGAACCATGCAGCTGAAGTTGTACCAATTCTAGTGCTGATTATTTTAGCATTCTGGCTATACAAGGCCACCAGTGACATCTTCTTTGGTTGGCCGAGGAAGATTGTTGTTGTGTGTACTATCTTGAGTTATATGCTGATCATAGTGCATTGGATCACtgaaaataatagatatatattaGCATTTATGCCTGAAAGCATTGGAAGAATTTATATTCCAAGAATCGTATATGCTATTCTTCTGGGACAActgttattattagtatttgcTCAACTATTCAAGGGTAACTCTTCAGATTGCAAGACAAATTTGGTTGTAAAAACGACAGCAATGCTATCTGCATGGAGTTCAACTGTCATTCTTCTTTCTGGAAAACAAGGTCCTATGGTTGCTTTTGCATCCATAGTTGGAG GTTATTGCATTATGAGGTTGTGCGATATAGAGGATGATGCAAAGAATGGACCTCAGAGACGTCTTTCAATTGGTCCTTTTCCTGTGATGCAATGGAACCTCTTTGCCACATGTCTCTTTTTCTGCAGTGGTCACTG GTGTGCTTTTGATGGTCTCCACTATGGTGCTGCATTTATAGG GTTTGAAGAATTTATGCTTGTCCCCCAAGCAATCATTCTTACACTTGACACCTATGGCTTTTCTATCATCCTTCCAGTATTTGGACTTCCGTTTCTTGTAGCAATGAAGTATAAGGCTGATCTAGGGAAACATGTTCTTTTCACACAGTTATCTCAG atgtatACAACATATGGGCTCATAACAGCAATTATGACGACATTTACCATATATTGTGTCACAATGCATAGGCGGCACCTGATG gTTTGGGGTTTGTTTGCCCCAAAGTTTGTTTTCGATGTGTTTGGTCTTCTCCTTACAGATGTCTTGATTTGTTTGGCCTCACTTTACTATTTTGATCAAGGAAAGGATGGCCACAATCACAATTGA
- the LOC107470409 gene encoding protein NRT1/ PTR FAMILY 4.5-like isoform X1, whose product MDSKDESSLKDAEYQVAKIRRKGGYRAASFVFVMMLLDNVGFVANMVSLVLYFGSVMYFNIPGSATTTTNLLGTAFLIPILGGFISDTFLNRLNTCILFGFIELLGYVLLVIQSHDTKLQPSSPCGEKGCVHGRKAVLFYASIYLFAVGAGGIRGCVPALGADQFDNNDPKERKKLASFFNWFLFFITIGASIGVTAVVYVSTEIDWYKGFIISLACSAGGLFVIAVGKAFYRTRVSGDSPLLSVLQVLFITVKNLGTKLPQNSDQLHEIQSDESNLMKKLIPHTDQFRILDKAAVLREGKEPKKWEVCTVTQVEETKILIRMMPILFSTIIMNTCLAQLQTFSIQQGVRMNPHIGRDTIPPASIPVIPLVFMTALIPVYEFAFVPLVRKITGHPNGITELQRVGVGLVLSAISMAIAGIIEVKRKDEFKNHNHVISLFWLSFHYAIFGIADMFTLVGLLEFFYREAPEGMRSLSTSFSFLSLSIGYFLSTVFVEIINSVTRRVTKSKIGWLEGDDFNQIHVELFYWFLAVLSMINFGVYLLCAKWYKYQNAVPFESELVSRNDADLRNDEIEDTAK is encoded by the exons ATG GATTCAAAAGATGAGTCTAGCTTGAAAGATGCTGAGTACCAAGTTGCGAAGATTCGAAGAAAAGGAGGATATAGAGCAGCTTCTTTCGTCTTTG TAATGATGTTGCTAGATAACGTAGGGTTTGTGGCAAACATGGTTAGTTTGGTTTTGTATTTTGGGTCAGTCATGTATTTCAACATCCCTGGCTCTGCAACAACCACAACAAACTTGTTGGGCACTGCTTTCTTGATCCCCATCCTTGGAGGATTCATCTCTGATACCTTTCTTAATCGCCTCAACACTTGCATCCTCTTTGGCTTTATTGAGTTGTTG GGATACGTTCTACTTGTGATTCAATCCCATGACACAAAACTTCAGCCATCATCACCATGTGGGGAAAAGGGTTGTGTACATGGCAGAAAAGCTGTGCTCTTCTACGCTTCAATATACTTGTTTGCAGTTGGTGCTGGTGGAATAAGAGGGTGTGTACCTGCCCTCGGAGCTGATcaatttgataacaatgatccAAAAGAACGCAAGAAACtagcaagcttcttcaattggttcttgttcttcatcacaATAGGTGCTAGCATTGGAGTCACGGCTGTGGTTTATGTGAGCACTGAAATTGACTGGTACAAAGGTTTCATCATATCATTGGCGTGTTCTGCCGGAGGCCTTTTCGTCATTGCCGTGGGAAAGGCTTTCTATCGTACCCGAGTGTCCGGAGATAGCCCATTGTTGAGTGTTCTACAG GTTCTGTTCATCACAGTAAAGAATTTAGGGACTAAACTACCTCAAAATTCTGATCAATTGCATGAAATACAAAGTGATGAGTCCAATTTGATGAAAAAACTGATCCCTCATACTGATCAATTCAG GATTCTAGACAAAGCAGCGGTTCTACGAGAAGGCAAAGAACCAAAGAAATGGGAAGTTTGCACTGTGACACAAGTGGAAGAAACAAAGATCCTCATAAGAATGATGCCCATTCTTTTTAGTACCATAATCATGAACACATGTTTGGCACAACTTCAAACCTTCTCAATTCAACAAGGAGTTAGAATGAATCCACACATCGGCCGAGACACCATCCCGCCTGCTTCAATCCCAGTAATCCCTCTAGTATTCATGACTGCCTTAATTCCGGTTTATGAATTCGCTTTTGTGCCTCTTGTTCGCAAGATAACAGGCCACCCCAACGGCATTACAGAACTGCAACGCGTTGGGGTCGGCCTTGTCCTGTCTGCGATCTCAATGGCCATAGCTGGCATCATAGAGGTTAAAAGAAAGGATGAGTTCAAAAACCACAACCATGTTATAAGCCTCTTCTGGCTCTCCTTCCATTATGCAATTTTCGGCATAGCCGATATGTTCACATTGGTAGGATTGTTGGAGTTTTTCTACAGGGAAGCACCCGAAGGAATGCGCTCGCTCTCTACTTCATTCTCGTTTCTTTCGCTGTCCATTGGTTACTTCTTGAGCACGGTATTTGTAGAAATCATAAACTCGGTTACAAGGAGGGTCACAAAGAGCAAGATAGGGTGGTTAGAAGGGGATGACTTTAACCAAATCCATGTTGAATTGTTCTATTGGTTCTTAGCCGTATTAAGCATGATTAACTTTGGCGTTTACCTTTTATGTGCAAAATGGTACAAGTACCAAAATGCTGTTCCATTTGAAAGTGAATTGGTGTCTAGGAATGATGCAGATCTTAGAAATGATGAAATAGAGGACACTGCAAAATGA
- the LOC107470409 gene encoding protein NRT1/ PTR FAMILY 4.5-like isoform X2 produces MLSTKLRRFEEKEDIEQLLSSLVVMMLLDNVGFVANMVSLVLYFGSVMYFNIPGSATTTTNLLGTAFLIPILGGFISDTFLNRLNTCILFGFIELLGYVLLVIQSHDTKLQPSSPCGEKGCVHGRKAVLFYASIYLFAVGAGGIRGCVPALGADQFDNNDPKERKKLASFFNWFLFFITIGASIGVTAVVYVSTEIDWYKGFIISLACSAGGLFVIAVGKAFYRTRVSGDSPLLSVLQVLFITVKNLGTKLPQNSDQLHEIQSDESNLMKKLIPHTDQFRILDKAAVLREGKEPKKWEVCTVTQVEETKILIRMMPILFSTIIMNTCLAQLQTFSIQQGVRMNPHIGRDTIPPASIPVIPLVFMTALIPVYEFAFVPLVRKITGHPNGITELQRVGVGLVLSAISMAIAGIIEVKRKDEFKNHNHVISLFWLSFHYAIFGIADMFTLVGLLEFFYREAPEGMRSLSTSFSFLSLSIGYFLSTVFVEIINSVTRRVTKSKIGWLEGDDFNQIHVELFYWFLAVLSMINFGVYLLCAKWYKYQNAVPFESELVSRNDADLRNDEIEDTAK; encoded by the exons ATGCTGAGTACCAAGTTGCGAAGATTCGAAGAAAAGGAGGATATAGAGCAGCTTCTTTCGTCTTTGGTAG TAATGATGTTGCTAGATAACGTAGGGTTTGTGGCAAACATGGTTAGTTTGGTTTTGTATTTTGGGTCAGTCATGTATTTCAACATCCCTGGCTCTGCAACAACCACAACAAACTTGTTGGGCACTGCTTTCTTGATCCCCATCCTTGGAGGATTCATCTCTGATACCTTTCTTAATCGCCTCAACACTTGCATCCTCTTTGGCTTTATTGAGTTGTTG GGATACGTTCTACTTGTGATTCAATCCCATGACACAAAACTTCAGCCATCATCACCATGTGGGGAAAAGGGTTGTGTACATGGCAGAAAAGCTGTGCTCTTCTACGCTTCAATATACTTGTTTGCAGTTGGTGCTGGTGGAATAAGAGGGTGTGTACCTGCCCTCGGAGCTGATcaatttgataacaatgatccAAAAGAACGCAAGAAACtagcaagcttcttcaattggttcttgttcttcatcacaATAGGTGCTAGCATTGGAGTCACGGCTGTGGTTTATGTGAGCACTGAAATTGACTGGTACAAAGGTTTCATCATATCATTGGCGTGTTCTGCCGGAGGCCTTTTCGTCATTGCCGTGGGAAAGGCTTTCTATCGTACCCGAGTGTCCGGAGATAGCCCATTGTTGAGTGTTCTACAG GTTCTGTTCATCACAGTAAAGAATTTAGGGACTAAACTACCTCAAAATTCTGATCAATTGCATGAAATACAAAGTGATGAGTCCAATTTGATGAAAAAACTGATCCCTCATACTGATCAATTCAG GATTCTAGACAAAGCAGCGGTTCTACGAGAAGGCAAAGAACCAAAGAAATGGGAAGTTTGCACTGTGACACAAGTGGAAGAAACAAAGATCCTCATAAGAATGATGCCCATTCTTTTTAGTACCATAATCATGAACACATGTTTGGCACAACTTCAAACCTTCTCAATTCAACAAGGAGTTAGAATGAATCCACACATCGGCCGAGACACCATCCCGCCTGCTTCAATCCCAGTAATCCCTCTAGTATTCATGACTGCCTTAATTCCGGTTTATGAATTCGCTTTTGTGCCTCTTGTTCGCAAGATAACAGGCCACCCCAACGGCATTACAGAACTGCAACGCGTTGGGGTCGGCCTTGTCCTGTCTGCGATCTCAATGGCCATAGCTGGCATCATAGAGGTTAAAAGAAAGGATGAGTTCAAAAACCACAACCATGTTATAAGCCTCTTCTGGCTCTCCTTCCATTATGCAATTTTCGGCATAGCCGATATGTTCACATTGGTAGGATTGTTGGAGTTTTTCTACAGGGAAGCACCCGAAGGAATGCGCTCGCTCTCTACTTCATTCTCGTTTCTTTCGCTGTCCATTGGTTACTTCTTGAGCACGGTATTTGTAGAAATCATAAACTCGGTTACAAGGAGGGTCACAAAGAGCAAGATAGGGTGGTTAGAAGGGGATGACTTTAACCAAATCCATGTTGAATTGTTCTATTGGTTCTTAGCCGTATTAAGCATGATTAACTTTGGCGTTTACCTTTTATGTGCAAAATGGTACAAGTACCAAAATGCTGTTCCATTTGAAAGTGAATTGGTGTCTAGGAATGATGCAGATCTTAGAAATGATGAAATAGAGGACACTGCAAAATGA
- the LOC107470403 gene encoding pectin acetylesterase 10 isoform X2 — MLVTLCLDGSLPGYHFHRGYGAGSNSWLIQLEGGGWCGNVRNCIYSKKTRHGSSAFMEKQIPFVGILSNKAWENPDFYNWNRIKIRYCDGASFTGDSQNERAGLFFRGQRIWLAAMEDLMSKGMRYAKQALLSGCSAGGLATILHCDEFKEMFPRTTRVKCLSDAGLFLDAVDVSGHRSLRNLFGGVVALQGAQRNLPRTCTSRLNPILCFFPQHSIASVKAPLFLLNAAYDTWQIQASLAPPSADYHWNWYDCRKNYARCSAPQMQYLQGFRNQMLRAVRRFSKLRKNGLFINSCFAHCQSERQDTWFARDSPHIGNRGIAQSVGNWYFDRVQVQAIGCPYPCDKTCHNLVFN, encoded by the exons aTGCTTGTAACTT TATGTCTTGATGGATCTTTACCAGGTTACCACTTCCACCGCGGATATGGCGCCGGATCAAACAGTTGGCTCATACAATTGGAG GGAGGAGGCTGGTGTGGAAATGTCAGAAATTGCATTTATAGTAAGAAGACGCGGCATGGTTCGTCGGCGTTTATGGAAAAACAGATACCATTTGTTGGGATATTAAGCAACAAAGCTTGGGAAAACCCAG ATTTCTACAATTGGAATAGAATAAAAATTCGTTATTGTGATGGTGCATCGTTTACTGGAGACAGTCAAAATGAG CGAGCAGGGTTGTTTTTCAGAGGGCAACGCATCTGGCTCGCTGCTATGGAAGATCTAATGTCGAAAGGAATGCGCTATGCTAAGCAG gCTCTTCTATCTGGATGTTCTGCAGGAGGTTTGGCAACTATTCTACATTGTGATGAATTCAAGGAAATGTTTCCAAGAACCACAAGAGTAAAGTGCTTAAGTGATGCTGGATTGTTCCTTGACGC TGTTGATGTATCCGGCCATCGCAGTTTGAGGAATTTGTTTGGAGGTGTGGTTGCCTTACAG GGAGCACAAAGAAACCTTCCAAGGACTTGTACCAGTCGCCTCAATCCAATTTTG TGCTTTTTCCCTCAGCACTCAATTGCCAGTGTTAAGGCACCACTGTTTCTTCTCAATGCAGCTTATGATACTTGGCAG ATTCAAGCAAGTCTAGCTCCACCATCTGCTGACTATCACTGGAATTGGTATGATTGCAGAAAAAATTACGCGCGTTGCAGCGCGCCTCAAATGCAATATCTGCAAG GTTTTCGGAATCAGATGCTAAGAGCTGTAAGAAGATTCTCGAAGTTGCGTAAAAACGGGTTATTCATAAATTCTTGTTTTGCTCATTGCCAGTCCGAAAGACAGGATACATGGTTTGCTCGCGACTCTCCCCATATTGGAAATCGA GGGATAGCACAGTCTGTTGGAAACTGGTATTTCGATCGAGTTCAAGTTCAGGCCATTGGTTGTCCTTACCCTTGTGACAAAACCTGCCATAATTTGGTTTTCAATTGA
- the LOC107470403 gene encoding pectin acetylesterase 10 isoform X1, whose protein sequence is MLKRGNSFGAMRMLCWGFGFIGFMFVKLVQGFENGNVTDMLYFNNNRPLMVGLTLIYGAAAKGAVCLDGSLPGYHFHRGYGAGSNSWLIQLEGGGWCGNVRNCIYSKKTRHGSSAFMEKQIPFVGILSNKAWENPDFYNWNRIKIRYCDGASFTGDSQNERAGLFFRGQRIWLAAMEDLMSKGMRYAKQALLSGCSAGGLATILHCDEFKEMFPRTTRVKCLSDAGLFLDAVDVSGHRSLRNLFGGVVALQGAQRNLPRTCTSRLNPILCFFPQHSIASVKAPLFLLNAAYDTWQIQASLAPPSADYHWNWYDCRKNYARCSAPQMQYLQGFRNQMLRAVRRFSKLRKNGLFINSCFAHCQSERQDTWFARDSPHIGNRGIAQSVGNWYFDRVQVQAIGCPYPCDKTCHNLVFN, encoded by the exons ATGTTGAAAAGAGGCAACAGTTTTGGAGCCATGAGGATGCTATGCTGGGGGTTTGGGTTTATAGGGTTCATGTTTGTGAAATTGGTACAAGGATTTGAGAATGGTAATGTCACAGATATGCTGTATTTCAATAATAACAGACCTTTGATGGTTGGTCTTACTCTTATTTATGGTGCTGCCGCCAAAGGAGCTG TATGTCTTGATGGATCTTTACCAGGTTACCACTTCCACCGCGGATATGGCGCCGGATCAAACAGTTGGCTCATACAATTGGAG GGAGGAGGCTGGTGTGGAAATGTCAGAAATTGCATTTATAGTAAGAAGACGCGGCATGGTTCGTCGGCGTTTATGGAAAAACAGATACCATTTGTTGGGATATTAAGCAACAAAGCTTGGGAAAACCCAG ATTTCTACAATTGGAATAGAATAAAAATTCGTTATTGTGATGGTGCATCGTTTACTGGAGACAGTCAAAATGAG CGAGCAGGGTTGTTTTTCAGAGGGCAACGCATCTGGCTCGCTGCTATGGAAGATCTAATGTCGAAAGGAATGCGCTATGCTAAGCAG gCTCTTCTATCTGGATGTTCTGCAGGAGGTTTGGCAACTATTCTACATTGTGATGAATTCAAGGAAATGTTTCCAAGAACCACAAGAGTAAAGTGCTTAAGTGATGCTGGATTGTTCCTTGACGC TGTTGATGTATCCGGCCATCGCAGTTTGAGGAATTTGTTTGGAGGTGTGGTTGCCTTACAG GGAGCACAAAGAAACCTTCCAAGGACTTGTACCAGTCGCCTCAATCCAATTTTG TGCTTTTTCCCTCAGCACTCAATTGCCAGTGTTAAGGCACCACTGTTTCTTCTCAATGCAGCTTATGATACTTGGCAG ATTCAAGCAAGTCTAGCTCCACCATCTGCTGACTATCACTGGAATTGGTATGATTGCAGAAAAAATTACGCGCGTTGCAGCGCGCCTCAAATGCAATATCTGCAAG GTTTTCGGAATCAGATGCTAAGAGCTGTAAGAAGATTCTCGAAGTTGCGTAAAAACGGGTTATTCATAAATTCTTGTTTTGCTCATTGCCAGTCCGAAAGACAGGATACATGGTTTGCTCGCGACTCTCCCCATATTGGAAATCGA GGGATAGCACAGTCTGTTGGAAACTGGTATTTCGATCGAGTTCAAGTTCAGGCCATTGGTTGTCCTTACCCTTGTGACAAAACCTGCCATAATTTGGTTTTCAATTGA